ATCTCCGCATTGGCGGCCGCGCAAATGACAGGCGGCCTGGCTTTTCATGTGATGATGGCAAAGCAGGTGGGGGCAAGCAGAGACGAAGTCAGGGACGCTGTGCTGGTGGGGCTGCCGGCAGTAGGGCTTGCAGTTCTGGAGGCTTTAGAGGTGGCGCT
The DNA window shown above is from Eubacterium limosum and carries:
- a CDS encoding carboxymuconolactone decarboxylase family protein, producing the protein MKVTTGFQMFMEESGEVGKAYSQLVQTMAQSSALDKKTHALAYISALAAAQMTGGLAFHVMMAKQVGASRDEVRDAVLVGLPAVGLAVLEALEVALNAYDETVTA